The Aliiroseovarius sediminilitoris region GGGCAGTTGGGTGAGCAACTCAGGCATCGTCGCCCCCAAATACGCGTTCGCCGCCGACCCATGTGCCAAGCACCCGCCCCTCCATCCGCGCGCCGTCAAATGGCGTGTTCTTGGATTTCGAGTTCAGCTTGAACCTGTCCAGCACGAAGGGCGCATCGGGGTCAAAGAGAACCAGATCAGCAGGGGCGCCCACGGACAGCTCGCCACCCGGCAGGCTGAAACGACGCGCAGGGTTCAGGGACAGCGCACACCAGAGTGTCGGCAGGTCAATCAATCCAGCATGGACCAACCGCATGGCTGCGGGCAGAAGCGTTTCCAAGGCCACTGCGCCCGAGGCCGCTTCTTCAAACGGCAGGCGTTTGCTTTCCTCGTCCTGCGGCGTGTGCATGGACGAGATGACGTCAATCAGACCCATCGCCACGGCTTCGGCCATCGCCAGCCGGTCTTCTTCGGATCGCAGAGGTGGTTTGACCTTGAAGAAGGTGCGATAGTCGCCCACGTCCAACTCGTTCAGCGTCAGGTGGTGGATGTTGACACCGGCGGTCACGTCCAGCCCGGCGGCTTTGGCACGCTCCAAAGCAGGCAACGCATGGGCGGTGGACAGGTTATCGGCGTGGTAGGAGACGCCGGTCATTTCGACCAAGGCCAGATCACGTTCCAGCCCCATCCGCTCGGCCATGGGGTTGACGGCGGGCAAACCGCGCAACGACGCGAACTTGCCCGAGGTCACAGCGGCCCCCTTGGACATGTTCGGGTCTTGGGGGTGGCCGATGATCAATGCGCCAAGACTGCGCGCATAAGTCATGGCGCGGGAATACACCTTGTTGTCGGTGACGACATGATCGCAATCGGTGAAGGCGACAGCACCGGCATCCAGCATAAACCCCATTTCAACCATCTCGCGGCCTGCGCGCCCCTTGGTCAGTGCGGCCATGGAATGCACGTTGACGGGTGCAGCCTGCGAAGCCCGCCGCGCCACGAATGCCAGCGCTTCAGGGGTGTCCACGGCCGGTGTCGTATCCGGGCGAATGACCATTGTCGTGACTCCGCCCGCCGCCGCCGCCAGCCCCGCACTGCGAAAACTCTCCTTGTGGCGTTCCCCCGGCTCACCGATCTTTACGCCGATATCGACAATGCCGGGGGCAAGACATTTTCCGCCACAGTCGAACACCTCGCCGTTTTCC contains the following coding sequences:
- the pyrC gene encoding dihydroorotase, whose translation is MTTTFTNARLIDPDTGTDALGCLTIEDGLITGVNDGENGEVFDCGGKCLAPGIVDIGVKIGEPGERHKESFRSAGLAAAAGGVTTMVIRPDTTPAVDTPEALAFVARRASQAAPVNVHSMAALTKGRAGREMVEMGFMLDAGAVAFTDCDHVVTDNKVYSRAMTYARSLGALIIGHPQDPNMSKGAAVTSGKFASLRGLPAVNPMAERMGLERDLALVEMTGVSYHADNLSTAHALPALERAKAAGLDVTAGVNIHHLTLNELDVGDYRTFFKVKPPLRSEEDRLAMAEAVAMGLIDVISSMHTPQDEESKRLPFEEAASGAVALETLLPAAMRLVHAGLIDLPTLWCALSLNPARRFSLPGGELSVGAPADLVLFDPDAPFVLDRFKLNSKSKNTPFDGARMEGRVLGTWVGGERVFGGDDA